The genomic segment aatgaatgaaatgaatgaaatgaatgaaatgaatgaaatgaatgaaatgaatgaaatgaatgaaatgaatgaaatgaatgaaatgaatgaaatgaatgaaatgaatgaaatgaatgaaatgaatgaaatgaatgaaatgaatgaaatgaatgaaatgaatgaaatgaatgaaatgaatgaaatgaatgaaatgaaatgaaatgaaatgaatgaaatgaaatgaaatgaaatgaaagaaatgaagtgagtgaaatgaattgaaattaaataaaatgctttacgcttatttatttttttttactgtatAGTTTTTTTCTATAATATGTTTTTAAtcgtaaattattttttatgatattttttttattaaaaaaactttttcaatttttcatttattcttTGGTTATACATTCCAATTATCTAGGTTTGCCTTCAAATTTCACTCACCTCAATTGCTGTGCCTTGACCCACATAAAGGACTTTGTTCTTTAAAATTCGATAACCCTGTTTATCGGCTATATAGTCTTTGAGGCGTAGATAACCCGCCGCATCTATCCAGGCCTCGGTGcctttaaattgaaattaaaaattttttagaatatAAAACTTTGAAACTTTGTTGAAGTTCGTTCTACTCATACCTATGACAGTGCCATCTTGTAGCCTTTTTTCTTTTCGAAATTGTCcattattcgtttgaaagcgGAAATATCTTTCCGGACCTTCATCGGTTTGTATGTGATACTGATCGGAGGCAGTTACGCGGGGAATTTCCAAATACACTGTGCATATTAGcagctgaaattgaaaaattatagaaaacattaggtcatagtcggtaaataaatatttgaaaaattcttaaaagaaggttaaaataaataaaaaaaaataataaaaatgaaaaatgaattgGTATGAACCAAACGTCAAGATccacaatcggtttatatggcagctatatcaggttaagagccgatttgaaccatgcttagcacagttgttggaagtcagtcaaatcggacgagaattgcgccctctagagactcaagaagaaaatacgcaagatcggtttatatggcagctataccaaaacatggaacgatttggcccatttacaatcccagctgacctacactaataaaaagtatttgtgcaaattttcaagcggatagctttactgcttcgaaagtaagcgtgctttcgacagacagacggacggacagacggatggatatggctatatcaacttaaattgatatgacgatcaagaatatatatactatatggggtctcagacgcatatttcgaggtgttacaaacagaatgacgaaattagtatacctccatccaatggtggggggtataaaaaaacatttctttaTCCTGTTTGATTCCCATTGCACACTTTTGTTGTCAAAACAAGTTTCCCAGACAACCCccccaaacaaaacaaaaacatttcaaaCCTTAACTCAAAGCTGACAGAAAGTATtcgaaataacaaaatttttgcattcAAAAACTAACAAAGAGTCTATACGTCACTACAAAGTTTATTTCCATTCATGCCATACAAAATGTCCTCCAAGGaaaaatctgcaaaaaaacaacaacagttaCGTTCTGCATCTTCCAGACACACCACAACGCCCACCGTGCAAATTGAAACCGACACCATAGCCAAAATTCGAGCTTCTCGTTTTGCTCGCTCCTCTCGCTATCCAAGACATTCGAAATTTCTGGCCAAAACCGATGAGGAGCAATATCAAATACGCAAAGCCCTCAATGCCTATGTGCGCGAGGAACTGCAGCTGCAGGGTAGAAAAACCTACTTCCAGCGTGTGTATGTTTTGGCTCGAAATTTCGAACCACCAGAGGAAAATCCAAATGACAAAGAAACAGTCTATTCGGCAGCAAAGGGAGCAAGACAACGTGATTTTCGAgtgtttttccaaaaacaaatggatcgcattttcaaTGCTCTGGAGAAGAGTAAATGCACCCAGGATATTTTGTCGGGTTTGTTCATTTGCATGGACACCTTCACATATCTCATGATTGAGGGCGATGAGGATATGATGGGTGATTTCTTTTATGAAATGGCAGCTGTGCACGACAGCGTATGGACAGAGTCCAAAGTGTTTATGGTGGAGGACAAAATTGGCGAGGTGAGTGAGATTGGAATCGAACAGAGAAGGCATTATACATGGCTTACTGTATTATTTCgtaatgcaacaacaacaaaaataatgttattttatatattcacTTTCGTTGTATGTTTACGTTAGTAGAGCTAAACACATTTCTCATTCACTCATTCATAATCTTTACTTGCCTAACATTATaaatggattataaatgcgccttttatgggcccagaaccttaaaagatcgggccttttatgggcccaaaaccttaaatcaagagatcggtctatatgacagctatatccaaatctggaccgatctgtgccatattgcagaagaatgtcaaagggcctaacataactcactgtccaaattttcggcgatatcggacaataaatgcgccttttatgggcccaaaacctaaaatcaagagatttaagaaggatgtcgaagggcttaacacaactcactatcccaaatgttggcaaatcggacaataaatgcgccttttatggtagCCACAAAATGATTTTCGAAATACCATGGTGATCAAATTTAGGGGCCTACCAAAAGA from the Stomoxys calcitrans chromosome 1, idStoCalc2.1, whole genome shotgun sequence genome contains:
- the LOC106084449 gene encoding uncharacterized protein LOC106084449 is translated as MPYKMSSKEKSAKKQQQLRSASSRHTTTPTVQIETDTIAKIRASRFARSSRYPRHSKFLAKTDEEQYQIRKALNAYVREELQLQGRKTYFQRVYVLARNFEPPEENPNDKETVYSAAKGARQRDFRVFFQKQMDRIFNALEKSKCTQDILSGLFICMDTFTYLMIEGDEDMMGDFFYEMAAVHDSVWTESKVFMVEDKIGETYFSVFHCRRSPVININEKFPPSTPSDVNSMKVQHFKIKEKMLQVAETFAHHIKQCDEIDVESTLPADPYNKLLPEVQRIELVLKSDRFYHNVKDFAKTYRLIPTHQDEESLFWPIQNNYTPMGIFERSPYDVNLTYNDYGKAQHDNTQLPRQEGEEKLDNEEN